A stretch of Citrobacter amalonaticus Y19 DNA encodes these proteins:
- a CDS encoding phospholipase D family protein — protein MLKSEVLVSSLTSLALLFCSNTAHADSPTDVMLPSEGVRVVVGFSPEGSAQKAILDLINSAQQEIRMGAYSFTSPVIAKALVNAHRRGVDVRIVVDKEQNKNRYAVSAMNAVANAGIPVRTNDQFLLHHDKYLCIDQVSVETGSFNYSSSAMKNSENSLVLYNVPDVTAQYLAHWESRWAGGVDYIPNY, from the coding sequence ATGTTAAAATCAGAGGTATTGGTTAGTTCGCTGACATCATTGGCATTATTGTTTTGTTCAAATACAGCTCACGCTGATAGCCCCACTGACGTGATGCTACCGTCTGAAGGTGTGAGAGTCGTTGTCGGATTTTCGCCTGAAGGGTCTGCACAGAAAGCCATACTGGATCTGATCAATTCAGCTCAGCAGGAAATCCGTATGGGGGCATACTCATTTACGTCACCCGTAATTGCGAAAGCATTAGTTAATGCTCACCGAAGGGGTGTAGATGTCAGGATCGTAGTCGACAAAGAGCAAAATAAAAACCGATATGCCGTATCGGCTATGAATGCCGTGGCTAACGCGGGCATCCCGGTACGGACGAATGATCAATTTCTTCTGCACCATGATAAGTATTTGTGTATCGACCAGGTATCTGTTGAGACCGGGAGTTTTAATTATTCCAGTTCAGCTATGAAAAATAGTGAAAACAGCCTTGTTCTCTATAACGTCCCGGATGTCACAGCGCAGTATCTGGCCCACTGGGAATCGCGTTGGGCTGGTGGTGTGGATTACATACCTAATTATTGA
- a CDS encoding restriction endonuclease, with amino-acid sequence MVFRKLAAKGMSRSAKFQWCFFLVTSLVLYFLHDGPLVIAGLFITQLSLQMTLTRTGREVSGVIFNIQSWRNSGASQKTYLFRWYIGFPISCLLYILSLTNYVYIPGDLYYQFIASSTDNLALVMTRFAVGVSNILPDILRGTSLTFAIMMFVGTLLKTVQLAEVRRIYSSIQDANDAQNILSNMSWEQFEKIIRLHFELNGYKATLTNTGADGGVDILLHKGGHREMVQCKLWKTSKVGVSVVREIYGVVQADAYERGYIITSGFFTQDAWTFALSANVKGTLSLIDGSRLLKIIKDKDIPTPPPEIINVVPGENEINDPNAIPNCPRCHSKMVRRMSNGNYFYGCSVYPICKGTRNY; translated from the coding sequence ATGGTTTTCAGAAAATTGGCAGCAAAAGGAATGTCCCGAAGTGCCAAATTCCAGTGGTGCTTTTTTCTTGTAACGTCATTAGTCTTATACTTTCTCCATGATGGCCCGTTAGTCATTGCGGGCCTCTTTATTACGCAATTATCTCTCCAGATGACCCTGACCCGTACAGGTAGGGAAGTCTCCGGCGTGATTTTTAATATCCAGTCATGGAGAAACAGTGGAGCTAGCCAGAAAACCTATTTATTCCGATGGTATATCGGATTCCCGATCTCATGCTTGTTATATATTCTTTCTCTGACTAATTATGTATACATACCAGGCGATTTGTATTACCAGTTTATTGCAAGCAGCACTGATAACCTTGCCCTCGTAATGACTCGCTTTGCTGTGGGTGTAAGCAATATACTCCCCGACATCCTTCGTGGCACATCTTTAACCTTTGCGATAATGATGTTTGTAGGAACATTGCTTAAAACTGTTCAACTTGCTGAAGTACGGCGAATTTACTCTTCTATTCAGGATGCAAATGATGCTCAAAATATCCTCTCGAATATGTCGTGGGAGCAATTTGAAAAGATTATAAGACTGCATTTCGAGCTCAACGGCTACAAGGCCACTCTGACCAATACAGGAGCTGACGGCGGAGTCGACATTCTGCTGCATAAAGGTGGCCACCGCGAAATGGTACAGTGCAAACTGTGGAAAACCAGCAAGGTTGGTGTATCAGTAGTCCGTGAAATTTATGGTGTGGTGCAAGCCGATGCATATGAGCGGGGCTATATCATAACCTCCGGGTTCTTCACTCAGGATGCATGGACATTCGCTCTCAGCGCAAACGTTAAAGGAACATTATCACTTATCGATGGTTCCAGACTTCTGAAAATCATCAAAGATAAAGACATCCCCACCCCTCCCCCTGAGATAATTAATGTTGTTCCAGGTGAGAATGAAATAAACGATCCGAATGCCATACCTAACTGTCCCCGCTGCCATAGCAAAATGGTTAGAAGAATGTCGAACGGTAATTATTTCTATGGTTGTTCGGTTTATCCCATTTGCAAGGGAACTCGTAACTACTAG
- the lepB gene encoding signal peptidase I — protein MKPLIFVFIISVLYLAYQLLRSRRPKHWLIVSSSLSLAVILSFQFLGGVFLIPTESMSPTIKPGDLVIAQRVGGLFDHRAVQRGDVLVFNAPSVPGVYYVKRVLGIPGDTVTYNEDKVFSINGKQNGSLIKKDAFTTQYQAETDTAGQSYIFETDNRIGYVQTGKKWIIPEGYYFMVGDNRDHSLDSRYWDNPPGTPKNLRGLIHHESLVGRVNFKIVNLGFLARGDSGDRSIKQRQQPQQR, from the coding sequence ATGAAACCGTTAATTTTTGTTTTTATCATCTCTGTGCTTTATCTCGCTTACCAGCTGTTAAGGTCTCGTCGTCCAAAGCATTGGTTGATAGTTTCCTCCTCCTTATCGCTGGCAGTTATTCTGTCCTTTCAGTTTCTGGGGGGAGTATTCCTGATCCCTACAGAATCTATGTCACCAACTATAAAACCTGGAGATTTGGTTATTGCTCAGCGTGTAGGAGGTTTATTCGATCATCGCGCTGTTCAGCGTGGGGACGTACTCGTTTTTAACGCTCCATCCGTTCCTGGGGTTTACTACGTCAAACGCGTATTGGGTATTCCTGGCGATACCGTCACATACAACGAAGATAAAGTCTTCTCGATAAACGGTAAACAAAACGGTAGCCTGATTAAAAAAGATGCTTTTACAACTCAATACCAGGCAGAGACCGACACTGCCGGGCAAAGTTATATCTTCGAGACCGATAATCGTATCGGCTACGTACAAACGGGGAAAAAATGGATTATTCCCGAAGGATATTACTTTATGGTCGGTGACAACCGAGACCACTCGCTTGATTCCCGTTACTGGGACAATCCCCCTGGTACACCCAAAAACCTCAGAGGTCTCATCCATCACGAAAGTCTCGTAGGGAGAGTGAATTTCAAGATAGTCAATTTAGGCTTTCTGGCGCGTGGCGATTCAGGAGACCGTTCTATTAAACAACGACAGCAGCCGCAACAAAGGTAA